The sequence gtatatacacatgacttggtcctatagtagtatacggtatatacacatgacttggttctgtagcagtatacagtatatacacatgacttggttctgtagcagtatacagtatatacacatgacttggttctgtagcagtatacagtatatacacatgacttggttctgtagcagtatacggtatatacacatgacttggttctgtagcagtatacggtatatacacatgacttggttctgtagcagtatacagtatatacacatgacttggttctgtagcagtatacagtatatacacatgactaggTCCTATagtagtatacggtatatacacatgacttgggtctgtagcagtatacagtatatacacatgacttggttctgtagcagtatacagtatatacacatgactaggTCCTAtagtagtatacagtatatacacatgactaggTCCTGTagtagtatacggtatatacacatgacttgggtctgtagcagtatacagtatatacacatgacttggttctgtagcagtatacggtatatacacatgacttggttctgtagcagtatacggtatatacacatgacttggttctgtagcagtatacggtatatacacatgacttggttctgtagcagtatacggtatatacacatgacttggttctgtagcagtatacggtatatacacatgacttggttctgtagcagtatatagtatatacacatgacttgggtctgtagcagtatacagtatatacacatgactaggTCCTATagtagtatacggtatatacacatgacttgggtcTGTAgcagtataaagtatatacacatgacttggttctgtagcagtatacagtatatacacatgacttggttctgtagcagtatacggtatatacacatgacttggctcTTGCCAAACTGGCTCAGATACACACGCTTGCCCATGTTTTCTGCTTTCAACACATCAACCCTTGACGGGTACCACCAGGTGACCAATGTTACCCACTTCACCTGCCAGTGGTTTCAATGGTATGGCAGATTGACGTATCATAAGGTCAGAGTTGTATTTTTTACGATACTGTTGGGTATAACATGAATTACATATATTCTATACAAATAGGTGTGGACGTGTATAGAAGATGAATAGGTTGCCCAGTTcctggctaaatgcacacgatcagcattgcgtgcggatttttcacacggaaaatccgcaccgtaggtcatgtacattgtattctatgagaatttgaaattctcagcgcacacgatgcagattttttccgcgcggactTTGACCtgcgctgcggattttaaaatccgcagcatgtcaatttattttatttttcctgaccggattttcttcattcacttagtaaaatccgcatgcaccaaatccgcacgcaaatctgcaccaattgatgcggattgaccgctcagatttgcctgcgaacatctgcggatttcagtgcggcgctccgcacatgaatcctgaacgtgtgcatgtagcccgTCTATGTGCCCATGTGCCCATGTGCCCAGCTCTCACAGACGGCAGCTCATTCCCAGTCCTCTCTTGAGATGCTGTTTCTCAGCCCTTAGATGAGATTTCTGTCTAATgatggctgaatcccatgcctcgtCCCAGGAGGATCAGTCTGAGCTCTCATCTCCAGCAGTTTTCTCTTAGGAATCTGATGCCTCTTCTGTTTGATgccatttttttctatttcttgtGCCAGAGGCTGCGCATAAGACGACAGCTGGGTTACAAATGGTTGTGGGCCCCTGATATTGTGTCTTTAATCAGCAGCATCTTGCCCTGTTTGTATATGGAGTCACTACTTGGTTTAGGGGCACAATTGCCCTTTCAGTGCGATCCCAAGCACAGTGGATGCTGAGGTTACATCCATCAGTGTCTAAATAACCCCACTGTAGACAATCCTCTAAACAGACTGAAACCTTTGATctgcactgacacattgtaacaaactatcaggacaggagagagatttGAGCTGCTGTTGTGCCCAGACAATTTTCTAGACTGAATATAATTGTAACAAACCTTCAGCTAGGGGTAGGGGCTTCAGCCTCGATGTAATGAAGAATGTTTCTATTCACTGAAAACAAACAGTGGATTGAACAGCAAGATACCGTATATTAGAACCAGAATTTCTCAGTATACAATATTTTACAATATACTGTATTATTAgataataaaggggttgtcccatcctgACCTTAACTATCCGAGCGTCCgctgtttctgtaactcccaGAGTAGTGAATgggaactacaaaccggattccaaaaaagttgggacactatacaaatcgtgaataaaaactgaatgcaatgatgtggaggtgccaacttctaatattttattcagaatagaacataaatcacggaacaaaagtttaaactgagaaaattaccattttaagggaaaaatatgtttaatcagaatttcatggtgtcaacaaatccccaaaaagttggtacaaggccattttcaccactgtgtggcatctccccttcttcttacaacactcaacagacgtctggggaccgaggagaccagtttctcaagtttagaaataggaatgctctcccattcttgtctaatacaggcctctaactgttcaatcgtcttgggccttctttgttgcaccttcctctttatgatgcgccaaatgttctctataggtgaaagatctggactgcagactggccatttcagtaaccggatccttctcctacgcagccatgatgttgtcattgatgcagaatgtggtctggcattatcttgttgaaaaatgcagggtcttccctgaaagagatgacgtctggatgggagcatatgttgttctagaacctgaatatatttttctgcattgatggtgcctttccagacatgcaagctgcccatgccacacgcactcatgcaaccccataccatcagagatgcaggcttctgaactgagcgttgataacaacttgggttgtccttgtcctctttggtccggatgacatggcgtcccagatttccaaaaagaactttgaatcgtgactcgtctgaccacagaacagtcttccattttgccacactccattttaaatgatccctggcccagtgaaaacgcctgagcttgtggatcttgcttagaaatggcttcttctttgcactgtagagtttcagctggcaacggcggatggcacggtggattgtgttcactgacaatggtttctggaagtattcctgagcccattctgtgatttcctttacagtagcattcctgtttgtggtgcagtgtcgtttaagggcccggagatcacgggcatccagtatggttttacggccttgacccttacgcacagagattgttccagattctctgaatcttcggatgatgttatgcacaggtgatgatgatagatgcaaagtctttgcaatttttcgctgggtaacacctttctgatattgctccactatctttctgcgcaacattgtgggaattggtgatcctctacccatcttggcttctgagagacactgccactctgagaagctctttttatacccaatcatgttgccaattgacctaattagtgttaattggtcttccagctcttcgttatgctcaaatttactttttccagcctcttattgctacttgtcccaactttttggggatttgttgacaccgtgaaaattggaatcaacgtatttttcctttaaaatgatacatttactcggattaaacgtttgatctgtcatctacgttctattacaaataaaatattgacatttgccatctccacatcattgcattcagtttttattcacaatttgtttagtgtcccaacttttttggaatccggtttgtacacaaGCAgtgtaagactactttcacactagcggcaggactgatccgacaggctgttcaccctgtcggatccgtcctgccgctatttcgccgtgctgccggaccgccgctccgtccctattgactataatggggacagggcggagctccagcgaagcacggcgaaaggccaccggactaaaagtactgcatgtccgactttttagtccgacggcctctcaccacgaactgccgtgctgcgctggagctccgcccctgtccccattatagtcaatggggacggagcggcggcaggacggatccgacagggtgaacagcctgtcggatcagtcctgccgctagtgtgaaagtagcctaacatagcaAGCTGCACTGTTTCCGTAACTCGGAAATGTCCCTTTAAGCTTTCCAGATAAGACTGTATGAACCTCTTCCCAGCGGAGATTATAGTCTAATTGAATGTTGGCATTTAACATTCCACTTaattgtgtcattcctttattattcctgctagaagtttatgaatgaataacTAGCAGTTtggagtgaaggtccagatggtgttaacagtttgggggggggggggagtccctCCACATTCTGATACTATCCAATCTGTGCcactagtgtcagactgtgcagagacacccacccaactggtaacatccatctggaccttcattgcaaactgacagtatttcattcataacttctagaaggaataataaaggaatagtacaacatagagtcataagaatagatgttccagaagggGGATGCAAATGGTTACTAAAGCAGTACTTTTTGTGGGATCCAGCGTAGTGGAGGTGATTATGAAGACCTTGCCTTGACAGTAAAGTTATTTTGTCTATTTCCAGGTACCAGGAGCCACTTGCTTTAACCGAATAGCCCCAACATGTCTTATTCTCCTCTGCTGGTTCCCttactatcagaccccccagtctaCACGTCCGGCTTCACACCCCGCAGCATCCATAGGATCATTACACAGCACCCTCCTTGTACAGAGGCAAAGCTGGAGCTGATGAAGATTCTCAGGAGCCCCTTAAGGATTCAGCAGCCCCCACCTCACACCCCTGGCTATCTCACATGGCTAGAAGTCAGCAAGTTACCCCCTCTCCTCACATTACGCCAAGGCAAACCCCATGACAGTGCTGTGTGGAGAGAGATCACTGCAGCTCCTACCTGTCCAGGACCCCGGGAGACCATCCCTCCACCGTCCCACATGGAGGAGAACACATGGGATAAATTTGTTTGCTGCAGCAGAATTCGGAGAAGCGAGAGAGATTTGAGGGCACTTCGCATACGTAGCCAAGGAAGGGCACCCCCTACAGACACTTATGGAAATATCCTACCTCCCGAAGGTTTCCGAAGGTGAGAAGCATGATAGAAGTTTAACAAGGCCACATTCACATCACCACTAATTATTTTGTTGTTCTTCTCCGTTAGTTTCAGTTTGGGTGTCTGCACGCAGGACTTTTTAGTTCACTTTGTTTGGCGGAATGTGCGATGGAGGCCCCAAATGGAGCCTTCAACACAGGCGTGAACAATCCCTAATAATGTATGTGAGATGATGATGTAAGGCTATTGCTCTGCAGTTTGCACACTGCCTGTGACATGCTGCGTGCTGCTGCGCATGGCGCAGCGTGCACCTCTCCTTGGCAGTTTCTCCTCCGGCATCCCACTGATAATTTGAAATGATCTATACCTATACTTTCGATAGATATCACCTGGCCAAGCTTTTCTATGTGATGGCCGGACAAGGCATCATGGGATATGTAGTTAAAAAGCTACTGTCAAGATGGCAGACAAATGCTAGACAAGTCTCATCTAAAAACAAGTCAGTGATGCCACAAGGAAAAAAAAGTTGAGGGGTGGAATGTAAAGGGAATCATCCTTTAGGTCTGTAGGTCAACAAACATGTGAGTGCAGAACTGTCAGTCGCACCGCAGCCTCACCCACATTCAGCTGTTCCgcagtttaaggcctcttgcatatGATGCTATGTATTTTGCAGTGTGCAAAACGCTGATCTTCAAAATACGGTTGacatccgtgtgctttctgcatccgtatgtctgttctgcaaaaagatacatGTCCTATGCTTGGCCGCAAAATGTGGATACACCACGGATGTCACACGTATTTTGCAGATTAacgttttgcagactgcaaaatacatacagtcatatgcatgaggccttccACTGCTGAACAGCGGAATGTGGGTGAGAGGGCGGTGCGACTGACAGTTCTGCACGCACATGTTTGCGgaccctggacccattgaagtccattggtccaaaaaagaaaaatgatgcAACATGTCATCTGTAGttgacatagttacatagttaaggctattttcacactagcgttaatattttccggtattgagatccgtcatagggtcttaataccggaaaaaaaactcttCTGTTTTGTCCCGTTTTATTGTCAACTGAACAgaaggagtgctccaaaatgcattccgttctcataccggagagcaaaccgcagcatgcggagcaagacggatccgtcatgacccacaatgcaagtcaatggggacggatctgttgtctctgccacaatctgccacaatagaaaacggatctttcccccattggctttcaatagagttcatgacggatccatcttggcttgcttaaagataatacaattggatccgttcataacggatgcagacagttgtattatcagtaacggaagcgtttttgctgaacccaaccggatccagcaaaaaacgctagtgtggatGTAgcctaatacggttgaaaaaagacctaagtccatcaagttcaaccaaggaataGATGGAGACGCgagtcccagaaggaagtgagacttagatttctacacatttttataagcattaatgtcatttacttttaagaattcatctaaaccctttttgaaactgtccactgttcctgctgtgaccacgtcctgaggaagtctattctacagcttcacagttcttacagtaaagaagctttgacgcttccggagactgaactgaatcagaggcagtgcccccttgtcttttgagcacattttacatggaacagtttttcaccgtattttttgtatggcccatttatatatttgtataggttaatcatgtccccccttagacgtctcttctcaagactaagtaaatgtaattcttttaatctttcctcataactaagaccctccatgcctcttatcagtttagtcgctctcctctgtactttttccagctgcagtgcatcctttctatggactgctgcccagaactgaactgcatattccagatgaggccgcaccaacgattttcgcgtcgttagccggtgcatgcgcaatagttactgtgatgccgtacaaggaatggccatcgcagtgcgcatgcgccggccaaaggaatgagtgcgccggcgcgggatatcggcagcataacaagttagtacaaaggcggtcagagggaaaggatgggcgggcagagggtaggaaggggcaggggaatgagaaggctgagcaagcagagcacctaagagagtaacgccgcccctgggcacttgcaagccctcatttgcatatcttttaaagatcgtttttgagggttctacaagtccaggattgatgccagaggtaacgtttttattaactgtaagcatgctagggagctgtgggaagggttaaaaaagtgaaatgctggtgacagactccctttaatggcaggcgaacctgaaaaaccttcagctcatatttgcagccaagaaataattactagaagtgcacaaatagtcccacaacatggacagtgacataccagatgtattattcgaatttgcgatctccattcattatttttttcaatgcgaaatatcggcgtaCACGCATGCAGACACCAGTTAtcgttattttttccaataccgtttgtcactgtgcgtAACAGAAGGAACcaggcaaaaccgcaaacaaatgctgctgtacccaaatgcactatatagaaagtatattattggtatataacaccccgcttctatcagtcgttttggggggcgactggtatatcgcaccagttataataattttttccaataccgtttgtcactgtgtgt is a genomic window of Bufo bufo chromosome 1, aBufBuf1.1, whole genome shotgun sequence containing:
- the TEX52 gene encoding testis-expressed protein 52 yields the protein MSYSPLLVPLLSDPPVYTSGFTPRSIHRIITQHPPCTEAKLELMKILRSPLRIQQPPPHTPGYLTWLEVSKLPPLLTLRQGKPHDSAVWREITAAPTCPGPRETIPPPSHMEENTWDKFVCCSRIRRSERDLRALRIRSQGRAPPTDTYGNILPPEGFRRYTAPRITTAAGSEEETIPVETGFYSVPQFPHKPRKLTVKNMSPNYQEIQLKYRELQRGARSVAPYNSRMTTPRTALQVTQARPPNSGKN